A section of the Humulus lupulus chromosome 2, drHumLupu1.1, whole genome shotgun sequence genome encodes:
- the LOC133815719 gene encoding uncharacterized protein LOC133815719: protein MASPPNPKDGASAQEASSTAENPAAQIPSLTQNEASASQLPNDYPQHFSTLNQPFSVKLDRYNYTLWKTMVSTIVRGHRLEGYLTGAKLLMGWLYSSMTEAIATEVMGLATAAGLWQALENLYGAYSRARMDDLRTYIQTTRKGNLSMTEYLRQKKNWADTLALAGDPYPEAHLVANVLSGLDAEYISIVVQIEARSKTTWQELQDILLSFDSKIERLQTLTCNNSSSKHGC from the exons ATGGCCTCCCCGCCGAATCCAAAGGATGGAGCCTCTGCTCAAGAAGCAAGCTCAACTGCAGAAAACCCTGCTGCTCAAATCCCTTCACTCACCCAAAATGAAGCCTCTGCATCTCAGCTCCCAAATGATTATCCTCAACACTTTAGCACCCTCAACCAGCCCTTTTCTGTCAAGTTGGACCGTTACAACTACACCCTGTGGAAAACCATGGTATCCACCATTGTAAGAGGTCATAGACTAGAAGGTTATCTTACTGGTGCTAAA CTTCTCATGGGCTGGTTGTACAGCTCCATGACAGAAGCTATTGCAACAGAGGTGATGGGTTTAGCCACAGCAGCAGGGTTGTGGCAAGCTCTGGAGAATCTCTATGGAGCTTATTCCCGAGCAAGAATGGATGATCTGCGCACCTACATTCAAACCACAAGGAAGGGAAACTTGTCTATGACAGAATATTTGAGACAGAAAAAGAACTGGGCAGATACTTTGGCTCTGGCTGGAGACCCTTATCCTGAAGCTCACCTGGTGGCCAATGTCTTATCAGGTCTTGATGCTGAATATATTTCAATTGTTGTCCAGATTGAAGCCCGATCTAAAACCACCTGGCAGGAGTTGCAAGACATTTTGCTGAGTTTTGATAGCAAGATTGAAAGATTGCAGACATTAACCTGCAACAACTCCTCAAGCAAACATGGCTGCTAA